The Montipora foliosa isolate CH-2021 unplaced genomic scaffold, ASM3666993v2 scaffold_465, whole genome shotgun sequence genome contains the following window.
caatgaattcaaagtcatACATATGTTGTTctctttttgttaaaatggacggccaatagcccatttgcatgatgacgtcacgcGCGCTGTGCATTATGGTTTTAGTAGTAAAGACCGcgagagtttaaaaaaaatggcggcAACTGATGCGAAAAGTCATGAAAACAAGGACATTCAAGGCCACTCaaagtccgaaaatttcaagaagaaaattgttttgactGAGGACGATGTCCCAGGGGCATCGTTCAAAAATAAGGATCCTCAAATCTTTCATAATGAACAACTTAAACGTTGGTTAAAGTGTCGAGGTGCTAGTGTGGGTGGAAGTCGAAGAGAATTACTTGCAAGGTTTGTAGTTCTGTCAGTATTTTTCTGTCAGTATTTTAAGAATTAAAGCGATTTTCTTAGGCTCCAGCTGTGTCTTTGACTTTACTAGAATAAAGGATTATCAGGTATCTGGCCAGGACAAGAAAATCGTCGATCCAGATGGAGGGATACATCTTCGTAGACTTCGACTTGAGCGCGAGCTTCGATCACAACAAACCAGCGATAATCTTCCCAAGAGAGTTACATGGCCCAGCGATGGTTGGACATTATCCTTGGAACAAATGCCTCCGTATCAGCATTGTTATTTGTTTGCTCATTTAGCCGGAGAAATGGAAAGTAACTCGAAGAAAGTTCGCCGAGGTGCTTTCAAAAGCAAGCGTGAAGGCTACGCTCTATATAAAGCCGGACATGTGCAAAAGGTAAAGTTCAACCACACGACAGATGAACAATTCTGTTTTTTTGAAAGCCGTGTAAAGGCGTCCATGACTAGAAACAAACTATACAGGACAAGAGTATCACTAAGTAAGCAAACGGCTCAGGTGAAGTCTGGGGCATGTAACTGTAAAGCGCGAGCTAATGGTCGATGTAAGCATATTGGCGCATTGCTGTACAAAATACTAGATTTTACTGAAAGCGAAGTGAATGAAATACCACCTGACCTTACGTGCACTGAAAGACCACAACAGTGGCACATACCACGCTCTAATTCTTCAAAGGACGAACCAGTTCTATTGGATGAGTTATTAATGATTAAGCATAATTATGAGGCCGATAAAACGAGGAAGAAAAACGTGGTAAGGACTCAGAGAAAAGTGGAAAAGCAAATGTACGACGCTGCACCCTCTTTTGCCAGAAAAGTCAATGAACATCAAATAAAACAGTTTTCTGAGGACTTGAAAGCAGCAAAAACAAAGAACCGACCAATGCTTATTGATTTGTTAGAAGGGAATGAATGCAAGCCCATTGTCACTCAAGACATAACACTAAGGGAAAATCGAGACAACATACTGAAGGATCATGATTATTGTTGTCATTCAAACGGAAAACGTCAAAATGAAATGGGGGTTGCAGATAGTGGCATTGGTATTCCTTGCAAAATCAGTAAAATGGAAAGCGTTATTGAGCCACTCGATACAAATTTTGACGACcgattttgcttgtctcatTGTGAAGCTGTCCAAGCTGATGCTCCTGACAGTGAGCGATCTGTTACTGACGATGACAACCAAGAATGTGCACAATCCCTTCCGCCCGAGAACCCGTGTATAAACACCAGTTTCTCTTacattgaaaaacaaataatttctgAGTGGACTTTTCCCGAATCTTTTTCTGATGATTATGacttaaatgaagaaaatttcagaAAGGTGTGCACTGACTTTGTTGGAAAACTTAGTATAACTGAGACTGAAATATCTGAGATAGAAATACAAACAAGGGGTCAGTCTGAAAATACACAGTGGTTCAAATATAGATGTGCACGAGTAACAGCATCCAAGTTTGGCGAAATTAAAAACAGAAGATCCACCACTGCACCTGATCGCTTGATACGTGATATTTTTCAGTACaatccaaaaggtaaaacaccCCATCAATGTCAAGAAGGTTTAAGGCTTGAGCCCATAATCAAAGAGAAGTATATAGCCAAGCAACTTGAAACTGGCCACACTGGAATAAAGGTATCTGAAAAAGGATTGATCATTGACAGAAAAAACCCTTTGCTTGCAGCTAGTATTGATGGTGAAGTTTATGACCCCACAGCAAAGCACAGTCCAGTTGGAAATCTTGAAATGAAATATAAACAATTTCCCAGCAGATTATGTACACAACAGAAAATTGAGGACAATTTATTACATTTCATTGCTAGGCATGCAAAAGACTCATGCCTTCAAATAACCAGTAATGGACTCAAGCTAAAAACTCGTCATCATTACTATGCCCAAATACAAGGAGGTATGGGTATTTCAGGAAGGCAATGGTCTGATTTGGCAGTCTATTGTTACTACAGAAATATGGAGGATTTGCATATCGAAAGAATTTACTTTGACCCAATTTATTGGAATGATCTTAAACGTAACTTATTAGATTTTTGTTTACATGCTGTAGTACCTGAGATTATCACCAAGAGAATCCAAAGAGGAAAACCACTTCATCCCACAGTGTATTGTTACAAGAAGTGAGATGAACATCCTAACTTACAGGAAGTATATTAGTACAAACAACTGGACTTTAAATTCCTTAGCCAAGTAAATCAGATTGCTAGAGAGTATAGTACACGTAACTTGAGCAATGACtaaaacaactacatgtattagtATTCAGAGAATATACACACCCATGCAATACAATCTATTGTGTCTTGCTTTGCTTCTGTTCTTATCTTAATGTAACACCATGGCTAAAGAACTAGGGGACCTTTAAAATTAGTTAAAATGGCACATACTTTCCATATTTTATTTATATCTTCAGCCATAGTATTGGGAATGATTTGTCTCAAaatattaaagtttttaattctttcaatTGCCCTCTCTACATGAATGCGCACTGAAGCAATTTGTCTTgtttcatcatcctcatctggATCCAACTGATCCTTGCATCTCATGAATGGGGGGATATTTAACGAAGCTTTTTTCGAAACCAACAAATCTTGAATCTCAAATCCCCTGTCAGCCATTACGGAGTCTCCTGGTTCAAGTAAATCTAGTATCCCAGATGACACAACAATCTGCCTGTCACTTGCATGGCCTCCAAATAAATCAGAAATAAAAGTCACTGCACCTTGTGGAGAAATTCCTACCAGCCCTTTTGCGGTGTTGTGAGATTTATAGGATGAATAAGTTGCTGACTGTGCTCTAAAGCATGAAGGCTTCTCAATGAAAATCTCAGTACAGTCTAAGATTACACGCGTAAAAGGATAGTCAAATTTGAAACAGTCAGGCATTGTTTTCTCTACTGTTTCCTTTGATGCCCAGATTGGTAGCTGCATAAATCGGGTGAACATGAAATTGACCCATGTTATAAATATCCTAGACACCTCACTGACACTGATTTTATACCAGTCAGAAAGAACCTTTTCAGGTATATTTACTCTTAGTCGTGCCATGGTCAAAAAAAGTTCATCAATCGGAAGAAGAGTGCGTTTTTTACCTCGCTTTTCCAAGCTGTCTAGTTGAAGGTTCGAGTTGTTTGAACCCCAGTAGTTCAGTCTTGAACAGGCGTTCACACCCCCATCAAGAAAATCATAGAGAGCCTTAAACTGTGAATAGTTTTCCATTCCAGTATAATACTGCATATCGTCATCCAAAGACTTGAATTTTTCCAGTCCAAATCTTAATTCGAATTCGAATTTAGAATTCCTCGATTCAAGTgctgcaacttgttgtctgagttcAATAATCTTGTCTTCAAGAGAGGGTTCATTGTTACAGTGATTGGCACTATCGATTTGATTCTCCTCCGGACACATCGGCTCATTTTCCTCAGTCTCTTCTTGTATTTCCTCTTCTTTGTGGCGAACAAGTAGTCTTCTTGGTGTTTTTATCACTTTAGGGTGAGACTTTTGTAGTGGAAATACAGTTGGCACATTGTTTTGGTAGGTTTTGGAGCCCCCTTCGAAGTGAGCACTGCACACACGATGACCCGTAGTTGGACGAAAATCTTTCCTGGAAATGTTATGAAGCCATTGCCTTCTTAAATTTTGGTCACCTGGAAAATTATAAAATGAAAACTTCCCTTTATGTTTCTTCGAATCGTTGTAGCAGCCCGGAACACAGCAAGTAAATCCTCCAGCTTCGCTACTTCCAGACGCCATTTTTAAAACTCTCTTTACTACTAACACCATAATGCACAGCGCGCGTtacgtcatcatgcaaatggcctattcaccACGTGGCCTTGCTGGTCAACATGGCCGATTTAAGTATCCGAAATTTGACCTTGAATTTGTTCCACGTTGAGTCTACGTATTGAACCTTGCATCCTTTACAGAtgactaaatagatgacattcttcgaCCTACATTTTAATTCTTGTCTTATAGAGTAAAAACGACCTGTGCATCCGCTGTGAAAGATCTTATTCTCTACCAGATAATTCTTACATTTATCGCATTTGTTCCTACATTTAAAACATCCCGCGggagtgttattattattgctgtaaaTGGATCTTTTAGGCCCTGCTAACAtctattttatgtttttgggtctTCTGCACGAGGGAATAATTGACCCCTTTGGGAAAATCTGGCTATTCAGTATATAAGATACTGGTAAATGAGGGTTATAGTCGACCACAAGAGGAAAAacgatttttttgtctttcggtTTTCAGCCAAGTAAGTCTTCCCTGGGTAGAGCTTTGGCGTTTTCAATTTGCTTACTGACTTCCGATGGATTGTAACCTCTCTCAACGAGATATGATCTAACTCTAGACAAGATCTATGATATGATGTAGCTCTCAAAGAGAGATAAAGGTAGATTTTGGCGAGAACGTCCTTAAATCGAGTAGCACTAAAAGCGTGATTTCGTGATTGTCCATAGCCATGAGAATATCGCTTTGAACCTTAAGCAAGGCAGTTTCAGTTGCGTGGAATTTTCGGAAGCCTGACTGGAATTTACGTAAAGGAGCATTGCGTTCGCAATGTGAAAGCAGTTGAGTAAGAACTGCCTTTCCAACAACCTTAGAGATGAAAGGCAGATTGCTAACCGGACggatttttttataagttaaCTCAAGGCCTGATTTCTTGAGTAGTGGTTCACGATCGCGTGCCTACTGGACACCGTTACATGTTGAGAGAGACCAAAACTTTGAATCTTCTTGAATTATTACTATGCATTAAGTCCAAATGGAAATTGAAGTCCCCTGCTATCATCAGCGGTTCAGGACACATAATAACATTTTCAAGGTACATGTAGGTGGAAAACTCATCCAAAAATACCGAAGTATAGAAGTGCTGGGAGGGCGATAGAGAGCTATACTCCGGATTCAGCGATTAGAGGCTTTGAGAATCCAGTCAGAGAATTCAAAAGAATCATGTTCTTTTCCAGCCACAAACAAAGCAACAAAAGAGTCATGAAACAAAATGCCGGTGCCACCGCCAGGTCGATCTGATTGCCGCGGAAAGCTCTTGAATAGATAACCACGAGAAGAAAGACTTGTGATACAAACCGAATCCAGGTTTGTCAGCCATCTTTCCGTTAGAACGCAGAAACCAATGTTATTGTCAGCAGCATGGTCAATAATAGTTTCAGCTTTGATAAATCACCTCCATACAAATGGAGTGTTTTGAATGGTTTTCAAAGAgtttttttaggaaaaaaaataccGCTGACAGTTTTCAAATAAAGTGCAAAAGTGGGATTAGGCAGGAATAAGCAAATTACGCGATCGTACGCGATTTCAAGCCAATTTCACGTAATGGCGTTATTGTGTAAGGTAAGAAGCCTTGAACACCTAAGAATAAGAGACCAAAAAGGGACCTCGTTATCATGCCTGGAGATCCCATAAGCTTTCGAAGCAAGCCACGTGcaatataattaaaaaaattcacacATCTGGCTCTAACcacaattttgttttcctttgagcCAAATTACACTTTACTGCATTTGCAGTTGTGAATTGCACACTAGGCGCAAATTGTGACTTCTAAAGTACAGGTTTCTAATAAATCCTAAAAAAAGTGGATAATGAAGACCAACTTGCTGTTTTCAATATTTCATCTACTGAAACTGAGGCATTTCTGGCTGCGGATACTGGAGCAACTCTAGTACTGTGGGGCTTACACAATATATATATGCCAGAAAATTTAAGAATATCTTTGACACATCTACCAAGTAATTCTATCCGAATCGCCTGCCAGGCTTAGGGTCAGAAAGATAATTGAAGGGAGGGGAACGATGATTAAATAATTGTCTCCACTGAAGTCATCTACCAAGCCCAGTAGGAATTGGCGCGAGAATGTCTATTTATCTAAAACaaactcaaaacaaaacaaaaaaacatatgTAAGTCCTCTGTGCCTGGGGATATCCGTTCGCGTCGgttgcaaaataaataaataaaataaaaattgtcttcTTAGAACGTGATCGACATTGGGTTCTTCCTTCCCAAGATAGAACTGAACTTTACTGTTGATAAAATTAAGTCGGTGACCCACCATCAGTGCGGATTTGATTTGTATACAAAGACaagtgaccagccgcaaccaagGGACTTTCTCGACCGAGGAaaagagaggaccctgggatcGAGGATGTAGAATAGTCTATTTGTAAATTAATTGCCAGAGAGTCTGAGAAAACACCCTCCGCATTTTCCGATTTCATACTTACTACTTCAACAACTGCATTTTCCTAATTTAATTTGGCATTAAAATTAAGATAGACTTATTAGACGCTCAATACACCATATAAAATTGGATATAATTATATATGACTAGGTAAAAtaagatcaaagaaaaatcGCGTAATCTGCCGCGCAATTTGCTGTCAGTGCTCCGCGATTTCCCCATTGTTTTCTCGTGAAACATCAGAAGCCATGAGTGTAGGCACTATTTATGGCCCGATCTTTGCTGAACATGGCTTTAATTAACTGCGGTTAGTGAATTTATCTCCTGTAACAAATTCAAACTCCCTTTTCTCTGGTCCGTGAAGACCGAAAGCGGGATGCTCACGGCGGTGTCTGCGCTTTCATTAAGGAGGGCAAGTGCAAGTACCAACAACTGAGCGAATTGACCTGTTGCGATGATCATGAAAGTCTATGGCTTTATTTAAGTCCAAACCGTCCCCCTCGAGGCTTGTCCTGCATGGTTGCTGCCTGCATGGTTGCTCCCGCATAGTTGCTACCATCCACCAAAGGCAGACGATATATCAATTTTCGATCATATGTTTCAATCGCTTGCCCTGATTGAGTCTAAATATCCAaagtgtgttttttttaaatatctagCGATTTGAATCGATTGGactttaaacacgaagacgtactataaaaggcgtggtgcctcaggcacatgcaaatgatgATATATCAAGCAACCTTGGACGCAACAGAGCTCTGTGATaaattgtgcaataaaaaaaccCATTATGTATATGCCCCCGTAATATGTCATAAAATATTATCTGTCATTCTTTTATAAAATGGAGTCCCTTATTCTTgcgctagaaatatcttttagggctccgtctctgtgttgctgtttgttgatcaccatcttggataattaatcagttgtgcttgaatgaattcgaacaaaggCAGAGCCTGAAGCCatcccttttatagtgcgtcttcgtgtttatcAGTTTGTTGACACATTTTCACCTGAAACAAATCGTTAAGGTGCCTCCTCACAAAGATGCTACGTTAGACCGTGTGCTAACGAACATGCATGAATTTTACACTTCACTAACGGGCCTTCCCACCGTTTGGTCTCTCAGACCACAGCACTGTGATAGCTTCTCCGACGTCTCAGAATGTTAACACCAACACCAAGAGAGTAGTTACTAAGCGCGATCAACGGCCAAGTTGTAAGGTAGCGATGGAGAGATATCTAAAAAGTATTGATTGCCCATTGTTGTTCGCCTCGCTTGGAAGTTGGGAGGATAAGTGGGCCGTATTTCAGCAAGCTATCCTCACCGGAATTGATATTTTAATGTCTGCAAAGAAAGTGCGCGTGTGCTCAGCCGACGCGCCATGGATGACCCCGAGACTTAAGAACTTGATccggaaaatttcaaaatgcctTTACCAGCTACGGTACGAATTCTACTGTGTTCAAGCATTACAAAAATTTAGTAAACCGGGAGAGGAAAACTTGTGGAGAGAGGTATTATGAGTCCAGGATACAATATCTAAATGATGAACATCCTAAAAGATGGTGGGACGAAAGGAAGCCTCTGTGTGGAGCATATTGAAGACCAAGAATGGCGATTTGTGTAGTCAAATTAATGTGGATCACTTTTCAGACCCTTCCCAAGTGGAGCAGGCTAACTTCG
Protein-coding sequences here:
- the LOC137989538 gene encoding uncharacterized protein, coding for MASGSSEAGGFTCCVPGCYNDSKKHKGKFSFYNFPGDQNLRRQWLHNISRKDFRPTTGHRVCSAHFEGGSKTYQNNVPTVFPLQKSHPKVIKTPRRLLVRHKEEEIQEETEENEPMCPEENQIDSANHCNNEPSLEDKIIELRQQVAALESRNSKFEFELRFGLEKFKSLDDDMQYYTGMENYSQFKALYDFLDGGVNACSRLNYWGSNNSNLQLDSLEKRGKKRTLLPIDELFLTMARLRVNIPEKVLSDWYKISVSEVSRIFITWVNFMFTRFMQLPIWASKETVEKTMPDCFKFDYPFTRVILDCTEIFIEKPSCFRAQSATYSSYKSHNTAKGLVGISPQGAVTFISDLFGGHASDRQIVVSSGILDLLEPGDSVMADRGFEIQDLLVSKKASLNIPPFMRCKDQLDPDEDDETRQIASVRIHVERAIERIKNFNILRQIIPNTMAEDINKIWKVCAILTNFKGPLVL